The following are encoded in a window of Spea bombifrons isolate aSpeBom1 chromosome 2, aSpeBom1.2.pri, whole genome shotgun sequence genomic DNA:
- the NIPA1 gene encoding magnesium transporter NIPA1, producing the protein MDVEAGAPILGLSVAVFSSLLNGSTFVLQKKGILRARTRGASYLTDIIWWAGTLTMALGQIGNFLAYTAAPAVLVTPLGALGIPFGSLLASYVLKEKLNFLGKLGCLLSCVGSIILVIHSPKSENITSRVELEEKITNPVFLIYLCVVLLMLMLLIFWIAPAHGNKNIMVYIGVCSLLGTFTVPCTKGIGLVAQDAFANNPSSARATYLFLSLLGVLGCSVLIQFRYINKALESFDSCIFSAIYYVTFTTLVLLATAILFQEWTKVGAVDILAIICGFTTISTGVVLIQMFKEFSISFRELNKTLEKTE; encoded by the exons ATGGATGTGGAAGCAGGGGCACCCATTTTGGGTCTAAGCGTGGCTGTCTTTTCCAGCCTGCTGAATGGGTCCACTTTTGTGTTGCAGAAAAAAGGCATCCTGAGAGCCCGCACTAGAG GTGCCTCTTACCTTACGGACATAATATGGTGGGCTGGCACTCTCACAA TGGCTCTTGGACAGATAGGTAACTTCCTGGCATACACGGCTGCGCCTGCTGTGCTGGTAACACCACTTGGTGCTCTGGGCATTCCTTTTGG GTCACTTTTAGCTTCTTATGTGTTGAAAGAAAAACTAAACTTTCTAGGCAAATTGGGATGTCTGCTCAGCTGTGTGGGCTCCATAATTCTGGTTATCCATTccccaaaatctgaaaatataaCATCACGGGTTGAACTTGAAGAGAAGATTACCAATCCAG taTTCCTGATCTACCTCTGCGTTGTTCTTCTCATGCTGATGTTGCTAATATTCTGGATAGCGCCAGCTcatggaaacaaaaatataatggttTACATTGGCGTATGCTCCTTATTAGGCACCTTCACAGTGCCCTGCACTAAAGGCATTGGGCTGGTGGCTCAAGATGCCTTCGCTAACAATCCAAGCAGCGCTAGAGCCACTTACCTGTTCCTAAGCCTCTTAGGTGTGTTGGGCTGCAGCGTCCTCATTCAGTTTAGATATATCAACAAAGCACTGGAATCATTTGACTCTTGCATATTTAGTGCTATCTATTATGTGACATTCACAACACTGGTCCTGCTGGCAACAGCCATACTTTTCCAAGAGTGGACCAAAGTGGGAGCAGTAGACATTTTGGCCATTATATGTGGATTTACCACTATATCGACTGGAGTTGTCCTAATCCAAATGTTTAAGGAGTTCAGCATCAGTTTCCGAGAACTGAACAAGACACTGGAGAAGACAGAGTAA